CCGCTTAAGTCCGGGAAAACCGTTTTGGCGCAGAGCCTCAAAGAGCACCACTGCCACCGAGTTGGAAAGGTTTAAAGACCGGGCCTCGGTAATCATGGGAATGCGAATGCAATTATCCTTAAAACGTCGGATAACATTCTCCGGCAATCCGGCAGTTTCCTTGCCGAATACCAAAAAGTCATCCGGTCCGTATTGCACATCAGTATACACCCGCCCGGCCCGGGTGGTGGCCAGATGCAAGTGACCGCCGGGATATGCTTTCAAAAACTCGGTAAAATTATCATGATAATGTATAGTTAACAAGTGCCAG
This genomic interval from Desulfoscipio sp. XC116 contains the following:
- the trmL gene encoding tRNA (uridine(34)/cytosine(34)/5-carboxymethylaminomethyluridine(34)-2'-O)-methyltransferase TrmL, which encodes MHLVLVEPEIPANTGNVARTCAVTGAELHLVKPLGFSVDDRYLKRAGLDYWHLLTIHYHDNFTEFLKAYPGGHLHLATTRAGRVYTDVQYGPDDFLVFGKETAGLPENVIRRFKDNCIRIPMITEARSLNLSNSVAVVLFEALRQNGFPGLKRIAGDRKI